In one Solanum dulcamara chromosome 1, daSolDulc1.2, whole genome shotgun sequence genomic region, the following are encoded:
- the LOC129901255 gene encoding probable mediator of RNA polymerase II transcription subunit 26c isoform X1: protein MDLDEFRLILSESKVDVWTMIDTAISVAAVDCADELKHRRDGIVEKLYSTRSRSSDDVVSGQHRLDNGERGTRNVEMMMNKSPLTPESNHRENDNSNEKNEEEEDVDPYGGLFDDDEQTQILSIKEQLEDPQLSDEDVFDLLQNLADMDITFQALKETDIGRHVNRLRKHPSSEVKRLVKMLVRKWKETVDDWVRLNQPEQNGSANLIAADGDSPQQSVPKNQQNGNHQVPDFAYSPNPRNGSSSSDRNNSESEYKPKPVPQRNVTPTRPLQSAPKPASAPPPSRAPPRESAIDIEKLNSARRRLQENYQEAQNGVVLDFGIYCRIISSSKSSSSSIPFTVSCSICGLLTVDVLFLLCEAKKQRTIQVMDIHEIPKPKNGFFAKNKGGFQGRHHR, encoded by the exons ATGGATTTGGACGAATTCCGGTTGATTTTATCGGAATCGAAGGTAGATGTATGGACGATGATTGATACGGCGATTTCCGTTGCTGCAGTTGACTGTGCTGATGAATTGAAACATCGCCGTGATGGAATCGTTGAAAAACTGTACTCCACGCGCTCCCGGAGCTCCGATGACGTCGTTAGTGGTCAGCATAGGTTAGATAACGGTGAGAGAGGTACTAGAAATGTGGAGATGATGATGAATAAGAGTCCGTTAACGCCGGAGTCGAATCATAGGGAGAACGACAATAGTAATGAGAAGAATGAGGAAGAGGAAGATGTAGATCCATATGGAGgattgtttgatgatgatgaacaAACTCAAATTCTTTCAATCAAAGAACAACTTGAAGATCCACAATTG TCGGATGAGGATGTGTTTGACTTGCTTCAAAATCTAGCAGATATGGATATTACATTCCAAGCTCTTAAG GAAACTGATATCGGAAGGCATGTGAATCGATTGAGGAAGCATCCATCGAGTGAAGTTAAGAGATTGGTGAAGATGCTTGTGAG GAAATGGAAAGAAACTGTTGATGATTGGGTTAGGCTCAACCAGCCTGAGCAAAATGGGTCTGCAAATCTTATTG CTGCTGATGGAGACTCGCCCCAACAGAGTGTACCGAAGAATCAACAGAATGGTAATCATCAG gtTCCTGACTTCGCATACTCACCGAATCCTCGAA ATGGAAGTTCGAGCTCAGACAGGAATAATTCAGAATCTGAGTACAAGCCTAAACCAGTTCCCCAACGGAATGTAACCCCTACTAGACCGCTGCAGTCTGCTCCTAAACCTGCTTCTGCTCCTCCCCCAAGT AGAGCTCCTCCGAGGGAATCAGCGATAGATATTGAGAAGTTGAATTCAGCAAGGCGTCGTCTTCAGGAGAATTACCAAGAAGCTCAAAATGGTGTGGTTTTGGATTTTGGAATATATTGCCGTATTATTAGCAGTAGCaaaagtagtagtagtagtattccATTTACAGTTAGTTGCTCTATTTGTGGATTATTGACTGTTGATGTATTGTTTTTGCTTTGTGAAGCTAAAAAGCAAAGGACAATACAGGTGATGGATATTCATGAGATTCCAAAACCAAAGAACGGCTTCTTTGCCAAGAATAAAGGCGGCTTTCAGGGCAGGCATCATCGTTGA
- the LOC129901255 gene encoding probable mediator of RNA polymerase II transcription subunit 26c isoform X2 — translation MDLDEFRLILSESKVDVWTMIDTAISVAAVDCADELKHRRDGIVEKLYSTRSRSSDDVVSGQHRLDNGERGTRNVEMMMNKSPLTPESNHRENDNSNEKNEEEEDVDPYGGLFDDDEQTQILSIKEQLEDPQLSDEDVFDLLQNLADMDITFQALKETDIGRHVNRLRKHPSSEVKRLVKMLVRKWKETVDDWVRLNQPEQNGSANLIAADGDSPQQSVPKNQQNGNHQVPDFAYSPNPRNGSSSSDRNNSESEYKPKPVPQRNVTPTRPLQSAPKPASAPPPSRAPPRESAIDIEKLNSARRRLQENYQEAQNAKKQRTIQVMDIHEIPKPKNGFFAKNKGGFQGRHHR, via the exons ATGGATTTGGACGAATTCCGGTTGATTTTATCGGAATCGAAGGTAGATGTATGGACGATGATTGATACGGCGATTTCCGTTGCTGCAGTTGACTGTGCTGATGAATTGAAACATCGCCGTGATGGAATCGTTGAAAAACTGTACTCCACGCGCTCCCGGAGCTCCGATGACGTCGTTAGTGGTCAGCATAGGTTAGATAACGGTGAGAGAGGTACTAGAAATGTGGAGATGATGATGAATAAGAGTCCGTTAACGCCGGAGTCGAATCATAGGGAGAACGACAATAGTAATGAGAAGAATGAGGAAGAGGAAGATGTAGATCCATATGGAGgattgtttgatgatgatgaacaAACTCAAATTCTTTCAATCAAAGAACAACTTGAAGATCCACAATTG TCGGATGAGGATGTGTTTGACTTGCTTCAAAATCTAGCAGATATGGATATTACATTCCAAGCTCTTAAG GAAACTGATATCGGAAGGCATGTGAATCGATTGAGGAAGCATCCATCGAGTGAAGTTAAGAGATTGGTGAAGATGCTTGTGAG GAAATGGAAAGAAACTGTTGATGATTGGGTTAGGCTCAACCAGCCTGAGCAAAATGGGTCTGCAAATCTTATTG CTGCTGATGGAGACTCGCCCCAACAGAGTGTACCGAAGAATCAACAGAATGGTAATCATCAG gtTCCTGACTTCGCATACTCACCGAATCCTCGAA ATGGAAGTTCGAGCTCAGACAGGAATAATTCAGAATCTGAGTACAAGCCTAAACCAGTTCCCCAACGGAATGTAACCCCTACTAGACCGCTGCAGTCTGCTCCTAAACCTGCTTCTGCTCCTCCCCCAAGT AGAGCTCCTCCGAGGGAATCAGCGATAGATATTGAGAAGTTGAATTCAGCAAGGCGTCGTCTTCAGGAGAATTACCAAGAAGCTCAAAATG CTAAAAAGCAAAGGACAATACAGGTGATGGATATTCATGAGATTCCAAAACCAAAGAACGGCTTCTTTGCCAAGAATAAAGGCGGCTTTCAGGGCAGGCATCATCGTTGA